A region of Neovison vison isolate M4711 chromosome 7, ASM_NN_V1, whole genome shotgun sequence DNA encodes the following proteins:
- the SCYL1 gene encoding N-terminal kinase-like protein, producing MWFFARDPVRDFPFELSPDPPEGGPPGPWVLHRGRKKATGSPVSIFVYDVKPGADEQTQVAKAAFKRLKTLRHPNILAYIDGLETDKCLHVVTEAVTPLKMYLKERAEAGGLKELELSWGLHQIVKALSFLVNDCSLIHNNVCMAAVFVDRAGEWKLGGLDYMYSSQGNGGGPPRKGVPELEQYDPPELADGSGRALREKWSADMWRLGCLIWEVFNGSLPRAAALRNPGKIPKSLVPHYCELVGANPKVRPNPARFLQNCRAPGGFMNNRFVETNLFLEEIQIKEPAEKQKFFQELSKSLDSFPEDFCRHKVLPQLLTAFEFGSAGAVVLTPLFKVGKFLNAEEYQQKIIPVVVKMFSSTDRAMRIRLLQQMEQFIQYLDEPTVNTQIFPHVVHGFLDTNPAIREQTVKSMLLLAPKLNEANLNVELMKHFARLQAKDEQGPIRCNTTVCLGKIGSYLSASTRHRVLTSAFSRATKDPFAPSRVAGVLGFAATHNLYSMNDCAHKILPVLCGLTVDPEKSVRDQAFKAIRSFLSKLESVSEDPTQLAEAEKDVHAASSPGMGGAAASWAGWAVTGVSSLTSKLIRAHPAAAPAETNVPQRPTPEGLPAPAPTLVPAAPATPGAWETQEEGTDPAEDSGAADRWDEEDWGSLEQEAESVLVQQEDWSTGGQASRAGQTSSLDVKSPESDWSSWDAEGSWEQGWQDPSPPEPPPEGTRLASEYNWGGPEPSDKGDPFAALSARRETGAQLRPDSWGDDNWEGLETESRQGKAELARKKREERRREMEAKRAEKKAAKGPMKLGTRKLD from the exons ATGTGGTTCTTTGCCCGGGACCCGGTCCGGGACTTCCCGTTCGAGCTCAGCCCGGACCCTCCCGAGGGCGGCCCGCCCGGGCCCTGGGTCCTGCACCGCGGCCGCAAGAAG gCCACAGGCAGCCCTGTGTCCATCTTCGTGTACGATGTGAAGCCCGGTGCGGACGAGCAGACCCAGGTGGCCAAAGCTGCCTTCAAGCGCCTCAAAACTCTCCGGCACCCCAACATTCTGGCCTACATCGATGGGCTGGAG ACAGACAAATGCCTCCATGTAGTGACAGAGGCAGTGACCCCACTGAAAATGTACCTCAAGGAGCGAGCCGAGGCCGGTGGCCTGAAGGAGCTGGAGCTCTCCTGGGGGCTACACCAGATTGTG AAAGCCCTCAGCTTCCTGGTCAATGACTGCAGCCTCATCCACAACAACGTCTGCATGGCCGCTGTGTTCGTGGACCGCGCCGGCGAGTGGAAGCTGGGGGGCCTGGACTACATGTACTCGTCCCAGGGCAATGGTGGGGGGCCCCCCCGCAAGGGGGTCCCCGAACTTGAGCAGTATGACCCCCCGGAGTTGGCTGATGGCAGTGGCAGAGCACTCAGAGAGAAATG GTCAGCTGACATGTGGCGCTTGGGCTGCCTCATCTGGGAAGTCTTCAATGGGTCCCTACCTCGGGCGGCTGCCCTGCGCAATCCTGGGAAG ATCCCCAAATCGCTGGTGCCCCATTACTGCGAGCTAGTCGGCGCCAACCCCAAGGTGCGTCCCAATCCAGCCCGCTTCCTGCAGAACTGCCGGGCGCCGGGGGGCTTCATGAACAACCGCTTTGTGGAGACCAACCTCTTCTTGGAAGAGATCCAG ATCAAAGAGCCAGCTGAGAAGCAAAAGTTCTTCCAAGAGCTGAGCAAGAGCCTAGACTCGTTCCCCGAGGACTTCTGCCGGCACAAGGTGCTGCCCCAGCTGCTGACCGCCTTCGAGTTCGGCAGTGCAGGAGCGGTCGTCCTCACACCCCTCTTCAAg GTGGGCAAGTTTCTCAACGCGGAGGAGTACCAGCAGAAGATCATCCCTGTTGTGGTCAAGATGTTCTCATCCACTGACCGAGCCATGCGCATCCGCCTCCTACAGCAG ATGGAACAGTTTATTCAGTACCTGGATGAGCCAACAGTCAACACGCAGATCTTTCCCCACGTCGTACACGGCTTCTTGGACACCAACCCTGCCATCCGAGAGCAGACAGTCAAG TCCATGCTGCTCTTGGCCCCGAAGCTGAACGAGGCCAACCTCAACGTGGAGCTGATGAAGCACTTCGCGCGGCTGCAGGCCAAGGACGAGCAGGGCCCCATTCGCTGCAACACCACCGTCTGCCTGGGCAAGATCGGCTCCTACCTCAGTGCCAGT ACCAGGCACAGGGTCctcacctctgccttcagccggGCCACTAAGGACCCATTCGCACCTTCCCGGGTGGCGGGCGTCCTGGGCTTTGCGGCCACCCACAACCTCTACTCGATGAACGACTGTGCCCACAAGATCCTGCCTGTGCTCTGCGGCCTCACTGTGGATCCCGAGAAATCTGTGCGAGACCAG gCCTTCAAGGCCATTCGAAGCTTCCTGTCCAAACTGGAGTCTGTGTCCGAGGACCCCACCCAGCTGGCTGAAGCGG AGAAGGATGTCCACGCAGCATCCAGCCCCGGCATGGGAGGGGCGGCAGCCAGCTGGGCAGGCTGGGCTGTGACAGGGGTCTCCTCGCTCACCTCCAAGCTGATCCGTGCACACCCAGCAGCCGCCCCGGCTGAGACCAACGTCCCCCAGAGACCCACGCCCGAGG GACTTCCTGCCCCGGCCCCCACCCTCGTCCCTGCCGCGCCCGCAACCCCGGGCGCCTGGGAGACGCAGGAGGAGGGCACAGACCCGGCCGAGGACAGCGGTGCTGCCGACAGATGGGACGAGGAAGACTGGGGCAGCTTGGAG CAGGAGGCCGAATCGGTGTTGGTCCAGCAGGAAGACTGGAGTACTGGGGGCCAGGCTAGCCGTGCTGGGCAG ACCAGCAGCCTGGATGTCAAATCCCCCGAGTCAGACTGGAGCAGCTGGGACGCGGAAGGCTCATGGGAGCAGGGCTGGCAGGACCCAAGTCCCCCAGAGCCGCCCCCTGAGGGCACACGGCTGGCCAGTGAATATAACTGGGGTGGCCCGGAGCCCAGCGACAAAGGTGATCCCTTTGCTGCCCTGTCGGCACGACGGGAGACTGGTGCGCAG CTGAGACCTGATTCGTGGGGCGATGACAACTGGGAGGGTCTGGAGACAGAGAGCC ggCAAGGGAAGGCCGAGCTGGCCCGGAAGAAGCGTGAGGAGCGTAGGCGGGAGATGGAGGCCAAACGCGCGGAGAAGAAGGCAGCCAAAGGCCCCATGAAGCTGGGCACCCGGAAGCTGGACTGA